From one uncultured Paludibacter sp. genomic stretch:
- a CDS encoding hypothetical protein (Evidence 5 : Unknown function): MIHYRKTKTYVLVSNPTKSGLAVTEMYIKREFLISIETLVLIDHKSSSTNHYHWNTLTKIWAIFLVELHDKIHGEENGKIDWFNTPKVVLQSKFALLSLIIKALIIYHLIF, encoded by the coding sequence ATGATACATTATAGAAAAACAAAAACATACGTATTGGTTTCCAATCCAACCAAATCAGGACTTGCAGTAACAGAAATGTACATAAAACGGGAATTCCTGATCTCAATCGAAACATTAGTTCTGATTGATCACAAAAGCAGTTCAACAAATCATTATCATTGGAATACTCTCACAAAAATCTGGGCAATCTTTTTGGTAGAACTACACGACAAAATTCACGGAGAAGAGAACGGAAAGATTGATTGGTTCAACACCCCAAAAGTCGTACTCCAGAGCAAGTTTGCCCTATTGTCACTTATTATTAAAGCACTCATTATTTACCATTTAATATTTTAG
- a CDS encoding Excisionase family DNA binding domain-containing protein, giving the protein MQENLLQTEISFNDMPRALAYLIGKVERLESLLSATKSELPESDKWFNLQELCSYLPDKPARQTVYGWIGQKLIPYHKKGKKLQFLKSEIDAWLIGDKHKSVAELQADAAAFVANKKGGLK; this is encoded by the coding sequence ATGCAAGAAAATTTATTGCAAACAGAAATTTCATTTAACGATATGCCACGAGCATTGGCATATTTAATTGGCAAGGTCGAAAGATTAGAATCCTTGCTTAGTGCAACAAAGTCAGAATTGCCCGAATCTGACAAGTGGTTTAATTTACAAGAATTGTGCAGCTATTTGCCAGACAAGCCAGCCCGACAGACTGTTTACGGTTGGATTGGTCAAAAACTCATTCCTTATCACAAAAAGGGAAAGAAGCTCCAATTTCTTAAAAGCGAAATTGATGCTTGGTTGATTGGTGACAAACACAAATCAGTAGCCGAATTACAGGCAGATGCAGCCGCTTTTGTAGCCAATAAGAAAGGAGGTTTGAAATGA
- a CDS encoding conserved hypothetical protein (Evidence 4 : Unknown function but conserved in other organisms), whose translation MLFANKIRQLREERKLLQRHLAAVLDMDTPMFSKIERGERPAKREQVIAIAKILTTDENELLTLWLADKILDVIENETELSDQALKVAIENKSK comes from the coding sequence ATGTTATTTGCTAATAAAATTCGACAACTAAGAGAAGAGCGGAAGTTGCTGCAACGCCATTTGGCTGCGGTACTGGATATGGATACACCGATGTTTAGCAAGATTGAACGTGGTGAACGTCCGGCTAAGCGTGAACAAGTGATTGCCATTGCTAAAATTCTTACTACCGATGAAAACGAATTGCTAACCCTTTGGTTGGCGGATAAAATTTTAGATGTAATAGAAAATGAAACTGAATTATCAGACCAGGCACTGAAAGTAGCTATTGAAAATAAAAGCAAGTAA
- a CDS encoding conserved hypothetical protein (Evidence 4 : Unknown function but conserved in other organisms) codes for MIQISDKKLASAAEKGMDEFLKVFTDAYLEVLGGNLTAENMNKLNGNQHTLLAYRFLTEELNDGGFVQLIQNGYGGYIFGNPVAKALKLMGAAEMAKIIYKAKEIYDANREELERETTEEEFTAMYVDFEVFDELEERYFEIEEEQTAIIASYVDDNIKEFGEIV; via the coding sequence ATGATACAAATCTCCGATAAAAAACTCGCTTCGGCTGCAGAAAAAGGAATGGACGAATTCCTGAAAGTATTTACCGATGCCTATTTAGAAGTTCTCGGCGGAAATCTTACCGCTGAAAATATGAATAAACTTAACGGGAACCAACACACGCTTCTCGCCTATCGTTTTCTTACCGAAGAATTAAACGATGGAGGTTTTGTGCAACTCATTCAAAACGGTTACGGCGGATACATTTTTGGAAATCCTGTGGCAAAAGCATTGAAACTGATGGGCGCAGCGGAAATGGCAAAAATCATTTACAAGGCAAAAGAAATTTACGATGCCAACCGGGAGGAATTGGAACGTGAAACCACCGAAGAAGAATTCACGGCAATGTATGTAGATTTTGAGGTATTCGATGAGTTGGAAGAACGATATTTTGAAATTGAAGAGGAGCAAACAGCCATTATTGCTTCGTATGTGGATGATAATATTAAAGAATTTGGAGAGATTGTGTAA
- the dnaK gene encoding chaperone Hsp70, co-chaperone with DnaJ (Evidence 2a : Function from experimental evidences in other organisms; Product type f : factor) has product MGKIIGIDLGTTNSCVAVMEGNEPIVIANNEGKRTTPSVVGFVDGGERKVGDPAKRQAITNPTKTVYSIKRFMGETYDRLSKEIARVPYKVVKGDNNTPRVDIEGRLYTPQEISAIILQKMKKTAEDYLGQEVTEAVITVPAYFNDSQRQATKEAGEIAGLNVRRIINEPTAAALAYGLDKTNKDMKIAVFDCGGGTHDVSVLELGDGVFEVKATDGDTHLGGDDFDHRIIDWLVAEFKNDNSGMDLSKDPMAMQRLKEAAEKAKIELSNATSTEINLPYIMPVDGVPRHLVRTLTRAKFEQLIDDLIQRTIDPCKTALQKAGLTINDINEVILVGGSTRIPAIQSAVEKFFGKTPSKGVNPDEVVAVGAAIQGGVLAGDVKDVLLLDVTPLSLGIETMGGVMTKLIEANTTIPTKKSETFTTAADNQPSVEIHVLQGERPMASHNKSLGRFHLDGIMPAMRGIPQIEVTFDIDANGILHVSAKDKATGKQQSIRIEASSGLSDAEIKRMREEAQANAAADAQEKERIDKLNHADSLIFQTEKQLKEIGDKIPAEKKAPIESALTKLKEAHKAQDLAGIDAASNELNAAFQAASQDMYNAQNAQGGQAEPQQDFGGQDFSQNQGGNNQEGDVTDVDFEEVK; this is encoded by the coding sequence ATGGGAAAAATAATTGGAATTGACTTAGGTACCACAAACTCTTGTGTTGCCGTAATGGAAGGTAACGAACCTATCGTTATTGCAAACAACGAAGGAAAACGTACAACTCCTTCTGTAGTGGGTTTTGTAGATGGCGGTGAACGCAAAGTAGGTGATCCTGCTAAACGTCAAGCCATTACCAATCCTACAAAAACCGTATATTCTATCAAACGTTTTATGGGTGAAACGTATGATCGTTTGTCTAAAGAAATTGCACGTGTGCCTTATAAAGTAGTAAAAGGAGATAATAACACTCCGCGTGTAGATATTGAAGGACGCCTTTATACACCACAAGAAATTTCGGCAATCATTCTTCAAAAAATGAAAAAAACTGCCGAAGATTATCTTGGACAAGAAGTAACGGAAGCGGTAATCACCGTTCCCGCTTATTTTAATGACTCTCAACGTCAGGCAACAAAAGAAGCAGGCGAAATTGCCGGTTTAAATGTTCGTCGTATCATCAACGAACCGACTGCTGCCGCTTTAGCTTATGGCTTGGATAAAACCAATAAAGATATGAAAATCGCAGTTTTCGACTGCGGTGGGGGCACACACGACGTATCCGTACTTGAACTTGGCGATGGCGTGTTTGAAGTAAAAGCAACCGATGGCGACACTCACTTGGGTGGTGATGACTTTGACCACCGAATTATTGATTGGCTGGTTGCAGAATTCAAAAACGACAATAGCGGAATGGATTTGAGTAAAGATCCAATGGCTATGCAACGTTTGAAAGAAGCTGCTGAAAAAGCAAAAATCGAACTTTCAAATGCCACTTCCACTGAAATCAACTTGCCGTATATTATGCCTGTGGATGGTGTTCCACGCCATTTGGTACGTACACTTACACGCGCTAAATTCGAACAATTGATTGATGATTTGATTCAACGCACAATTGACCCTTGTAAAACCGCTCTTCAAAAAGCAGGTTTAACAATCAATGATATTAATGAAGTAATTTTGGTTGGCGGTTCAACACGTATTCCTGCAATTCAATCTGCAGTGGAAAAATTCTTCGGAAAAACTCCGTCAAAAGGTGTAAATCCCGATGAAGTTGTAGCAGTAGGAGCTGCCATTCAAGGAGGAGTTTTGGCTGGTGATGTAAAAGACGTGTTGTTGCTTGATGTAACTCCGCTTTCGTTAGGTATAGAAACTATGGGTGGTGTGATGACCAAGTTGATTGAAGCCAATACAACTATTCCAACCAAAAAATCGGAAACATTTACTACGGCTGCCGACAATCAACCTTCAGTAGAAATTCACGTTTTACAAGGTGAACGTCCGATGGCTTCACACAACAAATCATTAGGTCGTTTCCACTTGGATGGAATTATGCCTGCTATGCGTGGGATACCTCAAATTGAAGTAACATTTGATATTGACGCGAACGGTATTTTGCATGTTTCGGCAAAAGATAAAGCTACCGGTAAACAACAAAGTATCCGTATAGAAGCTTCTTCAGGATTGAGCGATGCTGAAATCAAACGTATGCGCGAAGAAGCACAAGCCAATGCTGCTGCCGATGCACAAGAAAAAGAACGCATTGATAAATTGAACCACGCAGACAGCTTGATTTTCCAAACGGAAAAACAACTGAAAGAAATCGGAGATAAAATTCCGGCAGAGAAAAAAGCGCCTATCGAAAGTGCATTAACCAAACTGAAAGAAGCTCACAAAGCACAAGATTTAGCGGGAATTGATGCTGCCAGCAACGAATTAAACGCTGCATTCCAAGCTGCAAGTCAGGATATGTACAACGCTCAAAATGCACAAGGCGGACAAGCCGAACCACAACAGGATTTCGGCGGACAAGATTTCAGCCAGAATCAAGGTGGAAACAACCAAGAAGGTGATGTAACCGATGTGGATTTTGAAGAAGTAAAATAA
- a CDS encoding VirE protein — protein MEARSKEAILSKTHYGIGIYAHILRLYYPDQTVLSLSGRTCSPTKNPFNADKSTLNIYIKKENVLGNALDKEFARHSDSENAIPAGDAFDFAELHYKQSEDELLQTLNKEMNLHIGEKFDFYANGKKSNQTPEAAQTQSPSIGGVGEAFFSFFKAPVQNIIPHKSISLLDAYNYIVGEYAKQRTEKLRSIKEPKQARQFKANNFDYCTFSGVFTSRNDKKIVQHSGLMAVDFDHLPNLEEVRQSLLVDEYFDTQLLFVSPSGDGLKWIISIDTKQTTHSNYFAAVANYILQTYGIEVDKSGRDISRACFLPHDPNAFINPLILENHDTL, from the coding sequence ATGGAGGCAAGAAGTAAAGAGGCGATATTATCAAAAACTCATTATGGCATTGGAATATATGCACATATTTTGAGATTGTATTATCCTGACCAAACAGTCCTCTCCCTTTCGGGGAGGACTTGTTCTCCAACTAAAAACCCATTCAATGCCGATAAATCGACATTGAATATTTATATCAAGAAGGAGAATGTATTGGGTAATGCCTTGGATAAAGAGTTTGCACGGCATTCTGATAGTGAAAACGCTATCCCTGCCGGTGATGCGTTCGACTTCGCCGAGCTTCACTATAAACAGTCGGAGGATGAATTACTGCAAACGCTAAATAAAGAAATGAACTTGCATATCGGTGAGAAATTCGATTTTTACGCCAATGGCAAAAAATCAAATCAAACTCCAGAGGCCGCACAAACTCAAAGCCCCTCTATTGGAGGGGTTGGGGAAGCTTTCTTCTCATTCTTCAAAGCTCCAGTTCAGAATATCATTCCTCATAAGTCAATTTCTTTGCTTGATGCCTACAATTACATTGTCGGCGAATATGCAAAACAACGAACCGAAAAACTGAGGAGTATAAAAGAACCAAAGCAAGCACGACAATTCAAAGCAAACAACTTTGACTACTGCACTTTTTCAGGAGTTTTCACCTCCCGGAATGATAAAAAGATAGTACAACACTCAGGTTTGATGGCGGTCGATTTCGACCACCTGCCAAACCTCGAAGAAGTCCGTCAGTCATTGCTTGTTGATGAATACTTCGACACGCAATTGCTGTTTGTCAGCCCTTCCGGCGATGGACTGAAATGGATAATCTCTATTGACACCAAACAAACAACACACAGCAATTACTTTGCTGCGGTTGCAAACTACATTCTTCAAACCTACGGTATTGAGGTGGACAAATCAGGGCGGGATATATCCCGCGCCTGCTTTCTTCCCCACGATCCAAACGCTTTTATAAACCCTTTAATTTTAGAAAATCATGATACATTATAG
- a CDS encoding Site-specific recombinase, phage integrase family, with protein MKKKLAKTKCTVKLRKSEYHNEWYLILESYPVFNGTDKPQRIIEALNRTITSPVWDKTRTARTSADGSKTFKPKRDVNGIIQCKSTIDQEACVFADGVRSIRQKEYDNADLYTEKEAELAVQNQRQQIDFIEYFSKVSKDRHRNSSQSIIINWNRVAELLKLFTNSQPLPFSQVTLSKAEEFRRFMLSAPCGGKKTGTVSHNTAATYYSIFKAGLKQAFIDGYLTVDISAKIKGIQDQESRREHLSVEELNILAETPCDRPILKRAALFSALTGVRHCDIQKLKWKEIQVVGEQVRLNFTQQKTKGVEYMPISEQAYQLCGEPGKPEQLVFEDLPDPSWISGPLKRWIKSAGITRNITFHCFRHTYATLQLAGGTDIYTVSKMLGHTNVKTTQIYAKVVDEKKQKATKAIKLNITPD; from the coding sequence ATGAAAAAGAAACTCGCAAAAACCAAATGTACTGTAAAGCTTCGCAAGTCAGAATATCACAACGAATGGTATTTGATACTCGAGAGCTATCCTGTTTTTAATGGTACGGATAAACCTCAACGAATCATTGAGGCACTCAATAGAACAATAACAAGCCCGGTATGGGATAAAACAAGAACCGCCCGTACTTCTGCCGATGGGTCAAAAACATTTAAACCGAAAAGGGATGTAAACGGTATCATTCAATGTAAAAGCACCATTGACCAGGAAGCCTGTGTTTTTGCCGATGGTGTACGCAGCATTCGCCAAAAGGAATATGACAACGCCGATTTATACACAGAAAAAGAAGCTGAACTTGCAGTTCAGAACCAACGCCAGCAAATAGATTTTATTGAATACTTTTCAAAGGTTTCAAAAGACCGCCACCGCAACAGCTCCCAGTCAATAATAATCAATTGGAATCGGGTTGCAGAATTATTGAAACTCTTTACCAATAGTCAACCGCTTCCATTCTCTCAAGTAACCCTGAGCAAAGCCGAAGAGTTCCGTCGCTTTATGCTTTCAGCTCCTTGTGGTGGCAAGAAAACAGGCACGGTGTCACACAATACCGCAGCCACTTATTACAGCATATTTAAAGCCGGATTAAAGCAAGCATTTATTGATGGATATCTGACTGTAGATATTTCAGCCAAGATAAAAGGTATACAAGACCAGGAAAGCCGCAGGGAACACCTTTCAGTTGAAGAATTAAATATATTGGCAGAAACACCATGCGACCGCCCTATTTTGAAGCGTGCAGCCCTTTTCTCAGCCTTAACAGGCGTTCGCCATTGCGATATTCAAAAGCTCAAATGGAAAGAAATACAAGTTGTCGGCGAACAAGTCCGCCTCAACTTTACTCAACAAAAAACAAAAGGCGTTGAGTATATGCCAATTTCAGAACAAGCCTATCAGCTTTGCGGTGAACCCGGTAAGCCGGAGCAACTTGTTTTTGAAGATTTACCAGACCCCTCTTGGATTTCGGGTCCATTAAAGCGATGGATAAAATCTGCAGGAATTACCCGAAATATAACATTCCATTGTTTCCGTCACACTTATGCAACCTTGCAGCTTGCTGGAGGTACAGATATTTACACTGTCTCCAAGATGTTAGGGCATACCAATGTAAAAACAACACAGATATACGCTAAAGTTGTGGATGAGAAAAAACAGAAAGCAACCAAAGCAATTAAACTAAATATAACACCAGACTAA
- a CDS encoding conserved hypothetical protein (Evidence 4 : Unknown function but conserved in other organisms): MPGSKFILPKNCEICGTQFYAKTVYSKFCSKKCSEAATRKKKAQEKQEEQRQQLAEQIPTDRPYISIAEAVVLFGISRDTIYRQIRKGNIPAVNLGERLTRISRVHIEAMFPKVEIAKAIQPTIIKQEISFDPANCYTIGEISQKYGISLSTVDKTIRKNSIPKKQIGKFVYVPKVEIDRLFAHK; this comes from the coding sequence ATGCCTGGTAGTAAATTTATTCTTCCCAAGAATTGCGAAATCTGCGGTACTCAGTTTTATGCCAAAACTGTGTATTCAAAGTTTTGCTCAAAGAAATGTTCGGAGGCCGCAACCCGCAAAAAGAAGGCACAAGAAAAGCAAGAGGAACAACGCCAACAGTTAGCCGAGCAAATCCCAACCGACCGCCCTTATATCTCCATTGCTGAAGCTGTAGTTTTATTTGGCATTTCAAGAGATACTATTTACCGCCAAATAAGAAAAGGCAATATCCCTGCTGTCAACCTTGGGGAGCGATTAACCCGCATTAGTCGGGTTCACATAGAGGCTATGTTTCCAAAGGTTGAAATTGCTAAAGCAATTCAACCAACAATAATAAAACAGGAAATCAGTTTTGACCCTGCCAATTGCTATACCATTGGCGAAATCTCTCAGAAATACGGAATATCACTTTCCACCGTTGATAAAACTATTCGCAAGAATAGCATTCCCAAAAAACAGATAGGAAAATTTGTTTATGTTCCAAAAGTAGAAATCGACCGATTGTTTGCCCACAAATAA
- a CDS encoding hypothetical protein (Evidence 5 : Unknown function), with translation MSEPKTIGEILTDYFLNSQEPFAIAFRNHFAVSNQGTNSCTVCPASPASPLTDRLEDWLDNQDVMQILHISPRTLQTLRSNGILPFSRIGNKLYYRRSDISRILNNHYTMVKIKYYGGKK, from the coding sequence ATGAGCGAACCTAAAACTATTGGCGAAATCCTGACAGATTATTTTTTGAATAGTCAGGAACCCTTTGCAATTGCTTTTCGCAATCACTTTGCTGTAAGCAATCAGGGTACAAACTCATGTACTGTTTGCCCTGCAAGTCCTGCCAGTCCACTAACTGACAGGCTGGAAGATTGGCTCGACAATCAGGATGTTATGCAAATTCTGCATATCAGCCCTCGCACATTGCAAACATTGCGTTCCAATGGCATACTGCCATTTTCACGCATAGGCAACAAGCTCTACTATCGCCGTTCCGATATTTCCCGAATCCTCAACAACCATTACACAATGGTGAAAATCAAGTATTATGGAGGCAAGAAGTAA
- a CDS encoding hypothetical protein (Evidence 5 : Unknown function) codes for MHFPVLALSAIVILLQTTLENEALGRCWSLKFLMHKKFEHARKFIANRNFI; via the coding sequence GTGCATTTCCCTGTTTTAGCCCTCTCAGCAATAGTAATTTTGTTGCAAACAACGCTCGAAAATGAGGCTCTCGGGCGTTGTTGGAGCCTCAAATTTTTAATGCATAAAAAATTTGAACATGCAAGAAAATTTATTGCAAACAGAAATTTCATTTAA
- a CDS encoding Primase C terminal 2 (PriCT-2), protein MSKKTFDPAKWQPTEPKKIESQISHNSAALSPSPSGEGSGGRSDIETITQRIEAASVDIAPNYADWRDLGFALADALGESGRNYYHRLSRFYPSYSQSETDKQYSACLASHGHGVTIKTLYHLTKSAGVSVSIPQPTKSPSLGGVGEVKPTKEETEDLEEMQETNLPTFPDEIYTDLPGLLQKVVAKSNSPEDRDLLLLGSLVVISACLPKVYGIYAEREVYPNLFLFVTAQASAGKGRLTLCRKLVDPIHKSLREVSKLEFEEYQRNLTEYAATKNKAETERPKEPPVKMLVIPANNSATGVFQILNDNNGSGLMFETEGDTLALTFKSEHGNYSDGFRKAFHHETISYNRRKDREFVEINNPRLSALLSGTPKQVSTLIPSAENGLFSRFIFYFMNIRPVWNDVFANSSDQTLDSYFNHLGMQFFELYKHLEYQSEPIRFCLTLAQQQAFNAYFSQTQNQYLCLYGADYLATVRRLGLITFRMAMILTTLRIMDDGNICSPLVCRDNDFNTALSMVKILVQHAAQVFQQLPSEAVATPPKNQKQQFLDELPKEFCRKDYLTIANKLGIPDKTAEKHIKRFAVNGLINHYAHDKYKKP, encoded by the coding sequence ATGAGCAAGAAAACATTTGATCCTGCCAAATGGCAGCCTACAGAACCCAAGAAGATAGAATCGCAAATATCTCATAATTCAGCTGCACTTTCCCCCTCTCCAAGTGGAGAGGGGTCGGGGGGGAGGTCTGATATTGAAACAATTACCCAACGAATTGAAGCCGCTTCTGTTGATATTGCCCCTAATTATGCCGATTGGCGAGACCTTGGCTTTGCCCTCGCTGACGCTTTGGGCGAAAGTGGACGGAATTATTACCACCGACTAAGTCGATTTTATCCGTCTTATTCGCAAAGCGAAACCGACAAACAATACTCCGCTTGCCTTGCTTCGCACGGCCACGGAGTTACAATCAAAACACTTTACCACCTGACTAAGTCAGCTGGTGTAAGCGTTTCCATTCCCCAACCTACAAAAAGCCCCTCCTTGGGAGGGGTTGGAGAGGTCAAACCCACGAAAGAAGAAACGGAGGATTTGGAGGAAATGCAGGAAACAAATCTTCCTACTTTTCCCGATGAAATTTACACAGACCTCCCGGGCTTACTTCAAAAGGTAGTGGCAAAGTCCAATTCGCCCGAAGATAGAGACCTCCTTTTGCTGGGGTCGCTTGTTGTGATTTCAGCCTGTTTACCTAAAGTTTACGGCATTTATGCAGAAAGAGAAGTTTACCCGAACTTATTCCTTTTTGTTACGGCTCAAGCTTCCGCAGGTAAAGGTCGCTTAACGCTCTGCCGTAAATTGGTTGACCCGATACACAAATCACTGAGGGAAGTTTCAAAACTTGAATTTGAAGAATACCAAAGAAATCTAACCGAGTACGCAGCTACCAAAAACAAAGCTGAAACAGAACGTCCCAAAGAACCGCCGGTGAAAATGTTGGTCATTCCGGCCAACAACAGCGCAACAGGTGTATTTCAGATTTTGAATGACAACAACGGCTCTGGGCTAATGTTTGAAACCGAGGGCGACACGCTTGCACTCACTTTCAAAAGCGAACACGGAAATTATTCCGATGGTTTCCGCAAGGCGTTCCACCACGAAACAATTTCATACAACAGGAGAAAAGACAGGGAATTTGTTGAAATCAACAATCCCCGTTTGTCTGCCCTTTTATCGGGTACACCCAAACAAGTTTCAACACTCATTCCGAGTGCCGAAAACGGCTTATTCAGCCGCTTCATTTTCTATTTCATGAATATTCGTCCTGTGTGGAATGATGTTTTTGCTAACTCTTCCGACCAAACACTCGATAGCTATTTCAATCACCTTGGAATGCAATTCTTTGAGCTTTACAAGCACTTAGAATATCAATCCGAACCAATACGCTTTTGTTTGACTTTGGCGCAGCAACAGGCTTTTAATGCCTATTTCTCGCAGACACAAAACCAGTACCTTTGTTTGTATGGGGCTGATTACCTTGCCACCGTTCGGCGGCTCGGTCTCATTACATTCCGAATGGCTATGATACTTACAACTCTTCGGATTATGGACGATGGCAATATCTGTTCACCATTGGTTTGCCGGGATAACGATTTCAATACTGCTTTATCAATGGTCAAAATACTTGTTCAGCACGCTGCTCAGGTATTTCAACAACTACCTTCCGAAGCTGTTGCAACACCTCCCAAGAATCAAAAACAACAGTTTTTAGACGAACTCCCGAAGGAGTTCTGCCGGAAGGATTATTTGACCATTGCAAACAAATTAGGCATTCCCGACAAAACCGCCGAAAAGCACATAAAACGCTTTGCAGTCAATGGGTTGATAAATCATTATGCGCATGATAAGTACAAAAAGCCCTAA
- a CDS encoding conserved hypothetical protein (Evidence 4 : Unknown function but conserved in other organisms), translating into MKTIESIISNDLRPWLDKNNQADNFYTPEIRNTPAVAEKYKTNYTLDFSITAFSDKIRYYRRMIDNDVTQFLNTTIEELENKTENLILFKLKTNRSKLNSLLINTNELIIRKGYELNLIISRHAEFNIDRQHKESTYILNYTLVSLIKCYLELQSYYSNYINPDDMMNVADIYSRLLNKPQPENSFIKETQIINVLPLPDKDSKPKTEILSFKYKKIHLNSGNITDLMDSLKKNSFIAQDTSITDFRHLFSGEFVAKPIKWTGGKSTLSYFIKLINNQLKVVTYPKNSLWKVVCACFVDENEKPLDESNLKDQKKPKVKLSEIEKAANLLK; encoded by the coding sequence ATGAAAACAATCGAATCTATAATATCAAATGATCTACGCCCCTGGCTTGATAAAAACAATCAAGCAGACAATTTTTATACTCCGGAAATTAGAAATACCCCGGCAGTTGCAGAAAAGTACAAGACAAATTATACGCTTGATTTCTCTATAACAGCTTTCTCTGATAAAATCAGATATTATCGTCGAATGATAGACAACGACGTCACACAATTTCTTAATACTACGATTGAAGAGCTGGAAAACAAAACGGAAAATTTGATTTTGTTCAAACTAAAAACAAATAGAAGCAAACTTAATTCATTACTAATAAACACCAATGAATTAATTATTCGTAAAGGTTATGAATTAAACTTGATTATTTCAAGACATGCAGAATTTAATATCGATCGCCAACACAAAGAATCTACATATATTTTGAATTATACGCTTGTTTCATTGATTAAGTGCTATTTAGAACTTCAGAGCTATTACTCAAACTATATCAACCCGGACGATATGATGAATGTTGCCGATATTTACAGCAGATTATTAAATAAACCTCAGCCAGAGAACAGCTTTATCAAGGAAACGCAAATTATCAATGTTCTTCCTCTACCAGATAAAGATTCCAAACCAAAAACCGAGATTCTTTCATTTAAATACAAGAAGATACACTTAAACAGTGGGAATATAACTGACCTCATGGATTCCCTAAAGAAAAATAGTTTTATTGCACAGGACACAAGTATTACTGATTTCAGACACTTGTTTTCAGGTGAATTTGTAGCAAAGCCGATCAAGTGGACTGGTGGTAAAAGTACTTTATCATATTTTATCAAGCTTATCAATAATCAATTAAAGGTTGTAACATATCCAAAAAACAGTTTATGGAAAGTTGTTTGTGCCTGCTTTGTGGATGAAAATGAAAAACCTCTTGATGAATCTAATCTCAAAGATCAAAAAAAGCCGAAAGTAAAACTGTCCGAAATTGAAAAAGCCGCCAACCTATTAAAGTAA